In Flavobacterium sp. CS20, a single window of DNA contains:
- a CDS encoding hybrid sensor histidine kinase/response regulator transcription factor translates to MVDSIQLQYNENTVSFTFSSLQFSLPKKNNYLYKLENHDENWILSNGVKRVRYTNLSPGNYTFLVKSSNYDGLWNEKPASFYFIINKPWYLNNWMLSVYAVLIICSLLLAYYYFKWRWEMTLNLKEEREKSERLKRLDEYKTKLYTNIAHEFRTPLTLISAPIKKQLLNNNLQSDSKKDLKLVEHNTTQLLSLVDQLLELSKLESGAMRLKVKQNDLGLYLKVISQSFQFLAEQNNLKLSVHVPEIKNAWFDSDVVERLVNNLFSNAIKYTSKGGVISFNVEHVYKKEVKMVFINDIDAIIEKEISKIFNRFYQINENSEGSGIGLSLVKELTNLSHGTIEASYADHQKIKFVIKLPISKESFLPDEIDLANLKNDDITLPTNNLPQNSSKPIALVVDNNQDIRQFVKSLLIDDFKVIEAKNGIEGIEKAFKTIPDIIVSDVMMPLKNGLELCEILKHDEKTSHIPIILLTGKTGDINEIEGLNTGADDYITKPFNPKTLQIKVNNIIEGRRKLRERYKKDIVFKPKDMATTPADEMFLKKVQNILDQYVSNPDFNAEFFSKQVGMSRMQLHRKLLAFTGLNTTAFIRSQRLKQAIQILKSSNYTVNEVAYMVGFNTPSYFIKCFKEMYGQTPLEYIK, encoded by the coding sequence ATGGTTGATAGCATACAATTGCAGTATAATGAGAATACCGTGTCTTTTACATTTTCTAGTTTACAGTTTTCATTACCTAAAAAAAACAATTATTTGTATAAACTGGAAAATCATGATGAAAATTGGATTCTGTCCAATGGTGTAAAACGAGTGCGATACACCAATCTATCACCAGGCAATTACACGTTTTTGGTTAAATCCAGTAATTATGATGGTCTTTGGAATGAAAAGCCTGCTAGTTTTTATTTTATAATCAATAAACCATGGTATTTAAATAATTGGATGCTTTCTGTCTATGCTGTTTTAATTATATGTTCCTTATTGCTAGCCTATTATTATTTTAAATGGCGATGGGAAATGACACTCAACTTAAAAGAAGAAAGAGAAAAGTCAGAAAGATTAAAGCGCTTAGATGAGTATAAAACAAAACTATATACCAATATAGCTCACGAATTTAGAACACCTTTAACATTAATCTCTGCACCAATTAAAAAACAATTGTTAAATAATAATTTACAGTCAGATTCAAAAAAGGACCTGAAATTAGTAGAGCACAACACCACACAACTTTTAAGTTTAGTCGATCAGTTATTGGAGCTGTCAAAGTTGGAATCTGGAGCAATGAGATTAAAAGTCAAACAAAATGATTTGGGTTTATATTTAAAGGTTATTTCCCAATCGTTTCAGTTTTTAGCAGAACAAAACAATTTAAAACTATCGGTCCATGTGCCGGAAATTAAAAATGCGTGGTTCGATTCGGATGTTGTGGAACGACTTGTAAATAATTTATTTTCCAATGCCATAAAATACACGTCCAAAGGCGGTGTCATTTCTTTTAATGTAGAGCATGTTTACAAAAAAGAGGTTAAGATGGTTTTTATAAATGATATAGATGCCATTATAGAAAAAGAAATTTCTAAAATATTCAATCGTTTTTATCAAATAAATGAAAACTCAGAAGGCTCTGGTATTGGTCTTTCTCTGGTTAAGGAACTTACTAATTTATCCCATGGAACGATAGAGGCATCTTATGCAGACCATCAAAAAATCAAGTTTGTCATTAAATTGCCCATTTCAAAAGAATCTTTTTTACCGGATGAAATAGATCTTGCGAACCTTAAAAATGATGATATTACACTGCCAACAAATAATTTACCGCAAAATAGTTCAAAACCAATAGCCTTGGTTGTTGATAACAATCAAGACATCAGACAGTTTGTTAAATCATTGTTAATTGATGATTTTAAAGTTATTGAAGCTAAAAATGGGATAGAAGGAATAGAAAAGGCTTTTAAAACCATTCCGGATATTATCGTTTCAGATGTTATGATGCCTTTAAAAAATGGTTTAGAACTTTGCGAAATTTTAAAACATGACGAAAAAACATCTCACATCCCCATTATTCTTCTTACAGGAAAAACAGGTGATATAAATGAAATAGAAGGATTAAATACAGGAGCAGATGATTATATAACCAAGCCTTTTAATCCAAAAACGCTCCAAATCAAGGTCAATAATATTATTGAAGGTAGAAGAAAGCTTCGTGAACGTTATAAAAAGGATATTGTTTTTAAGCCTAAAGATATGGCAACAACACCTGCAGATGAGATGTTCTTAAAAAAAGTTCAAAATATATTAGACCAATATGTGTCAAACCCCGATTTTAATGCCGAATTTTTCAGTAAACAGGTAGGCATGAGCAGAATGCAATTGCACAGAAAACTGTTGGCTTTTACAGGACTGAACACCACTGCTTTTATTCGGTCTCAAAGATTAAAACAAGCTATTCAAATTTTAAAATCATCAAACTATACTGTAAATGAAGTTGCCTATATGGTAGGGTTTAATACACCGTCTTATTTTATAAAATGTTTTAAGGAAATGTATGGGCAAACGCCATTGGAGTACATTAAATAA
- a CDS encoding two-component regulator propeller domain-containing protein — translation MKIICFIIPVLCAIETFGQSQVSFRQLSVNDGLSQNSVVSVAQDSTGYLWIATQDGLNKYDGNKFEIYSQSFLDVTKPTYSHLGKVYVDREGNIITIPASNKPRIYDKATNSFIPFSNIQDVSVLYQDSKRNYWFGTYASGLFKKDVTTKDVTLVVPKDSIGTIFAISEDKKGSIWLVGQGKVMCVNNENDTIDTYFPDSNNQSNVNYSNLLFDDLGTVWLGSYGNGMWIKHPESSTFKSVKAFYLNLSTLPNDLYVLSMHLDKKNRLWIGTYGRGLYKIDLNTSEINHFETKKHNPRAIHYNDILCIFEDYTGTLWFGTDGAGVSFYDEYLEKFNVINNYQTPEEISIDLVRAIQIDKNNNVWIGTSGKGLSRYTPKTHTWKTYVETKGGLSSNRVVSLFIDDDNELWIGTQGGGLNIMHTNGKISHYNNNTPVKLNVETIWDIFKDESNNIWLSTRDHGLILFNKHKGVLKQFNKSNGLISNNIRVTIQGEADKLWVGTEDNGVLLLDTKTKTFIDFKKDFNLHGEDVAKKVKSLYYDKKGLLWVGTNGKGLCVYDLKNKAFYNYTVNDGLPNNVIYGILPDSENNLWLSSNRGITMFKPAPTLDVKPQIVNYDNYDGLATEFNTVAYYKSANNDLYFGGLEGYYWFNPSLIKKKRCNTQNGHYRI, via the coding sequence ATGAAAATAATCTGTTTTATTATACCTGTTTTATGTGCTATTGAAACGTTTGGGCAATCTCAAGTGTCTTTTAGACAACTATCCGTTAACGACGGTCTTTCTCAAAATAGCGTTGTATCGGTAGCGCAAGACAGTACGGGTTATTTATGGATTGCTACCCAAGATGGACTAAATAAGTATGATGGCAATAAATTTGAAATATATAGTCAGTCTTTTTTAGATGTCACCAAACCAACATACAGTCATTTGGGCAAGGTTTATGTAGACCGTGAGGGCAACATAATTACCATACCTGCTTCCAATAAGCCACGTATTTACGATAAGGCGACCAATAGTTTTATTCCGTTTTCAAACATACAAGATGTAAGTGTATTGTACCAAGACAGTAAACGCAATTACTGGTTTGGCACGTATGCGTCAGGTTTGTTTAAAAAAGATGTTACAACAAAAGATGTAACCTTGGTTGTTCCTAAAGATAGCATAGGTACAATATTCGCAATTTCAGAAGATAAAAAAGGAAGCATTTGGTTAGTGGGTCAAGGAAAGGTTATGTGTGTAAACAATGAAAACGATACCATAGACACTTATTTTCCGGACAGCAATAATCAATCAAATGTAAATTACAGCAATCTTTTATTTGATGATTTAGGAACTGTTTGGTTAGGTTCGTATGGCAATGGGATGTGGATCAAACATCCGGAATCATCCACTTTTAAAAGCGTAAAGGCGTTTTACTTGAATCTCTCCACTTTACCAAACGATTTATATGTCTTATCTATGCACTTAGATAAAAAAAACAGATTATGGATTGGCACCTATGGTCGTGGTCTTTATAAAATTGACTTAAATACTTCTGAAATAAATCATTTTGAAACAAAGAAGCATAATCCAAGAGCAATTCATTATAACGATATCCTCTGTATTTTTGAGGATTATACAGGAACACTCTGGTTTGGAACAGATGGAGCCGGTGTGAGTTTTTATGATGAATACCTTGAAAAGTTCAATGTCATCAATAATTATCAAACGCCTGAAGAAATAAGTATAGATCTGGTTAGAGCGATACAAATAGATAAAAACAATAATGTTTGGATTGGCACGAGCGGTAAAGGCCTTTCAAGATACACTCCTAAAACACATACATGGAAAACTTATGTTGAAACCAAAGGAGGCTTAAGTTCTAATAGAGTTGTTAGTTTATTTATAGATGACGATAATGAATTATGGATAGGAACCCAAGGAGGAGGCTTAAACATAATGCATACCAACGGGAAAATATCACATTACAACAATAATACCCCAGTCAAATTAAACGTTGAGACCATTTGGGATATTTTTAAAGATGAATCCAACAATATCTGGTTATCAACTAGAGACCATGGGTTAATTTTATTTAACAAGCATAAAGGCGTTTTAAAACAGTTCAATAAATCAAACGGATTAATAAGCAATAATATAAGGGTAACCATTCAGGGAGAAGCGGATAAGCTTTGGGTTGGCACAGAGGATAATGGGGTTCTTTTATTAGATACTAAAACAAAAACGTTCATTGATTTTAAGAAGGATTTTAATTTACACGGAGAAGATGTGGCAAAAAAAGTTAAATCACTTTATTATGATAAAAAGGGGCTTTTGTGGGTTGGCACCAATGGTAAAGGATTATGTGTATATGATTTAAAAAACAAAGCATTTTATAATTACACCGTTAATGATGGTTTACCAAACAATGTTATTTACGGTATCTTGCCAGATTCCGAAAACAATTTATGGCTAAGCTCCAATAGAGGGATTACCATGTTTAAGCCGGCACCAACCCTTGATGTTAAGCCTCAAATTGTAAATTATGATAATTATGATGGCCTGGCTACAGAGTTCAATACAGTAGCCTATTATAAATCTGCTAACAATGATTTATATTTTGGTGGACTAGAAGGCTATTATTGGTTTAACCCTTCTTTAATAAAAAAAAAGCGATGTAATACCCAAAACGGTCATTACAGGATTTGA
- a CDS encoding trimeric intracellular cation channel family protein yields the protein MDFIFVLDILGVIAFSISGVLVAMRKGLDVFGILIIAFVTSVGGGTLRDVLIKANVSWLNNMTYVYVILITTIFAILLRNKLNYLRKSLFLFDTFGIGLYTVVGIEKAISAGLPPVICVAFGTMSACFGGVIRDILCNDIPVIFHKEIYATACILGGFAYFALTYFNLSQDLIFIISGVVVIAVRISAVVFKISLPRVY from the coding sequence ATGGATTTTATTTTTGTATTAGATATTCTCGGCGTAATTGCTTTTTCTATTTCAGGTGTTTTGGTCGCTATGCGCAAAGGACTTGATGTCTTTGGAATTTTGATTATAGCTTTTGTAACTTCTGTCGGTGGAGGAACTTTACGCGATGTTTTGATTAAAGCTAATGTCAGTTGGTTGAACAATATGACTTATGTTTACGTGATTTTAATCACTACAATATTCGCGATTTTGTTAAGAAACAAGCTCAATTATCTACGCAAATCTTTGTTTTTATTTGACACTTTTGGAATTGGACTTTATACGGTTGTTGGTATAGAAAAAGCTATTTCAGCAGGGTTGCCACCTGTTATTTGCGTGGCTTTTGGCACAATGAGTGCTTGTTTTGGTGGAGTGATTAGAGATATTTTATGCAATGATATTCCCGTCATTTTTCATAAAGAAATATACGCTACAGCTTGTATTCTTGGTGGTTTTGCTTATTTCGCCTTAACTTATTTTAATCTATCACAAGATTTGATTTTTATCATTTCTGGTGTTGTGGTGATTGCTGTTAGAATTTCGGCTGTGGTGTTTAAGATTTCATTGCCGAGGGTTTATTGA
- a CDS encoding RDD family protein, with translation MNNFQIQTAQNVIIEQNIANYFERAKTYFIDILVLLAYLFLVSFVFPLLGASSFAIGMVVSLPLLVYHLVMELTMNGQSIGKVAMKIRVVCVDGSKPKAGHYLIRWCLRLIDISMTMGSVASLFILFGGKGQRLGDIATKTTVISERNRVDFTQTIIMDLPENYQPKYPQVTIFSDEDMRQTKAIYMKAKSQREYHLINRLYQQLMSKMEVQPKEEPIEFVKIVLQDYNYYTQR, from the coding sequence ATGAATAATTTTCAAATTCAAACGGCTCAAAATGTCATTATTGAACAGAATATAGCCAATTACTTTGAACGAGCAAAGACTTATTTTATAGACATCCTTGTCCTTTTGGCTTATTTATTTTTAGTCAGTTTTGTTTTTCCTTTGTTAGGAGCGTCAAGCTTTGCAATTGGAATGGTAGTGTCATTGCCGTTATTGGTCTATCATTTAGTAATGGAATTGACAATGAATGGCCAAAGTATAGGCAAGGTCGCTATGAAAATCAGAGTGGTTTGTGTTGATGGTTCAAAGCCTAAAGCAGGTCATTATCTGATACGATGGTGTTTGAGGTTGATTGACATTTCTATGACTATGGGTTCAGTGGCCAGTTTGTTTATCTTGTTTGGTGGTAAAGGTCAGCGTTTAGGTGATATAGCGACCAAAACTACGGTTATTTCAGAAAGAAATCGAGTCGATTTTACGCAAACCATAATAATGGACTTGCCTGAAAATTACCAACCCAAATATCCACAAGTAACCATTTTTAGCGATGAAGATATGCGGCAAACCAAAGCCATATATATGAAAGCTAAAAGCCAAAGAGAATATCACCTTATCAACAGATTATACCAGCAATTGATGAGTAAAATGGAAGTTCAGCCTAAGGAAGAGCCAATTGAATTTGTTAAAATTGTTTTACAAGATTATAATTATTATACGCAACGCTAA
- a CDS encoding stage II sporulation protein M, with protein sequence MREVAFVKQNKNKWFKFESYLRDNAQYSPDELSDLYIEITDDLSYAQTFYPNSNTTKYLNQISVKAHQKIYKTQKTSGNKIVKFYTKEFPLMFYNYRYQLLLAFLVFLFFGLIGAYSAATDQDFVRLILGDAYVNMTLENINNNDPMAVYKKANETDMFIGITINNVRVGFLSYIFGFLFGIGALFIGMQNAVMLGSFQYFFADKGLLWESARTIWIHGTIEISVIIVCICAGLVAGNGIMFPKTYTRLESFARSAKAGLKIVLSTVPFFIIAGFLEGFVTRHTEMPDALAIFIISGSMALILFYYVFLPFKLHKNQQHGKQ encoded by the coding sequence ATGCGCGAGGTAGCTTTTGTAAAGCAAAATAAAAACAAATGGTTCAAATTTGAAAGCTATTTGAGAGATAATGCTCAATATTCTCCCGATGAGCTTTCTGATTTATACATCGAAATTACCGATGACTTAAGCTATGCCCAAACCTTTTATCCTAACAGCAATACTACCAAATATTTGAATCAAATCTCGGTAAAAGCACATCAAAAAATCTACAAAACTCAAAAAACATCGGGAAATAAAATTGTAAAATTTTACACCAAAGAATTTCCATTGATGTTTTACAATTATAGATATCAATTGTTGTTAGCGTTTTTAGTGTTTTTATTTTTTGGCTTAATCGGTGCTTATTCTGCGGCGACAGACCAAGATTTTGTAAGATTGATTTTAGGTGATGCTTATGTCAATATGACTTTAGAAAACATCAACAACAACGACCCGATGGCGGTTTATAAAAAGGCCAACGAAACCGATATGTTTATTGGTATTACTATTAACAATGTCAGAGTTGGTTTTCTCTCATACATTTTTGGATTTTTATTTGGTATTGGTGCTTTATTTATAGGTATGCAAAATGCGGTGATGCTGGGTTCGTTTCAATATTTTTTTGCTGACAAAGGTTTGTTGTGGGAATCTGCAAGAACGATTTGGATTCACGGCACTATTGAGATTTCGGTGATTATCGTCTGTATTTGTGCAGGTTTAGTCGCTGGCAATGGCATTATGTTTCCTAAAACCTATACCCGATTAGAGTCGTTTGCTCGCAGTGCTAAAGCTGGACTCAAAATTGTTTTAAGCACCGTGCCGTTTTTTATTATTGCGGGATTTTTAGAAGGTTTTGTAACTCGACATACCGAAATGCCCGATGCTTTGGCTATATTTATCATTAGTGGTTCAATGGCTTTAATTTTATTTTATTACGTATTTTTACCCTTTAAACTTCATAAAAACCAACAACATGGAAAACAATGA